A genomic window from Arthrobacter globiformis includes:
- a CDS encoding glycosyltransferase — MRAHVSDLEVSVVVPARNAARWLGECLESIRAEKPREIIVVDGCSTDNTVEIARSMGARVISDEGRGLPAARMLGVKNARSDLVALIDADVVLPPGALGGLLDEFKACGYDGLQFGLVSEADGPGYWGAALAWHHINSRVRSWFGVCATLMCRNVLLSVAFDDTFRSGEDIELRIRLEEAGYRLGVSSTTAVRHRFMDSFDAARDQWLQDGAGLARTVRKHPGRAGWLVLLPLLATIRGVGLSLLHAPRFLAYWACFLVYNYRSMFGELMRPSGAGLSVGGNAAWLTAARVAPMATGFLFWALAAIMLPPAQLGMGSAVVAAALLTVQLGMLGVGPATLTLLPEQSDGGRRLVASSLLTVGVSTVILSGAVAGVTYALGSGVGLAWNDPVLTGLFAATAVFAAAAYQLDHVGVAQERSDRTLVRSLAQSVVQLAVLALALAGGIREVAVVVGAVAAGALASVVLGLRQLQRAKVSPDWKHGFRVGPALRLLKPGLPNHALMLADRAPGYLLPLIVAAVLGPAATASWYMVWMMASAIFFVPQSAGFSLQTALAGDRSRPGLVSSALKASLGFTLAAAVMLLAAGPFLLRFLGPEYAAAAILLPVLVPALLLGCVTQVYFGLCRARGRLAEATSVAVSAAVLIVVPAAFAAQQFGLTGVSALWSAAQAAAALVAVWRLRMLTTAMPAAGPVQVASAVLNQPTEFEKP, encoded by the coding sequence GTGAGGGCCCACGTGAGCGACCTCGAGGTGTCCGTGGTGGTTCCTGCGCGGAATGCAGCCCGTTGGCTGGGCGAATGCCTGGAATCCATCCGAGCCGAAAAACCGCGGGAGATCATCGTGGTGGACGGCTGCTCCACGGACAACACGGTCGAGATCGCACGGTCCATGGGCGCCCGCGTCATCTCGGACGAAGGCCGCGGGCTGCCGGCAGCGCGGATGCTCGGCGTCAAGAACGCCCGCTCCGACCTCGTTGCCCTGATCGATGCCGACGTCGTCCTGCCGCCGGGCGCCCTGGGCGGGCTCCTGGATGAATTTAAGGCCTGCGGCTACGACGGTCTGCAGTTCGGCCTGGTCAGCGAAGCGGACGGCCCCGGGTACTGGGGCGCGGCCCTGGCCTGGCACCACATCAACAGCCGGGTCCGTTCCTGGTTCGGCGTGTGCGCCACCCTCATGTGCCGAAATGTCCTGCTGTCCGTGGCGTTCGATGACACCTTCCGCTCGGGTGAGGACATCGAGCTCAGGATCAGGCTCGAAGAGGCCGGCTACCGGCTTGGCGTTTCCAGCACCACCGCGGTGCGGCACCGGTTCATGGACTCGTTCGACGCCGCCCGGGACCAGTGGCTCCAGGACGGCGCCGGGCTGGCCCGCACCGTCCGCAAGCACCCCGGCCGCGCCGGATGGCTGGTGCTGCTGCCGCTGCTGGCGACCATCCGCGGCGTCGGCTTGTCGCTGCTGCATGCGCCCCGGTTCCTGGCGTACTGGGCCTGCTTCCTCGTATACAACTACAGGTCGATGTTCGGCGAGCTTATGCGGCCGTCCGGCGCCGGACTGTCCGTGGGCGGGAACGCGGCCTGGCTGACCGCCGCCCGGGTGGCCCCGATGGCCACCGGTTTCCTATTCTGGGCGCTGGCGGCGATCATGCTGCCGCCAGCGCAGCTCGGCATGGGTTCCGCCGTGGTGGCCGCAGCGCTCCTGACCGTGCAGCTGGGGATGTTGGGAGTGGGGCCGGCCACTCTGACCCTGCTCCCCGAACAGTCCGACGGCGGCCGCCGGCTGGTTGCCAGCAGCCTCCTCACCGTCGGGGTTTCCACCGTGATTTTGTCCGGTGCCGTGGCAGGGGTGACCTACGCGCTGGGGTCCGGTGTGGGCCTGGCCTGGAACGATCCCGTCCTGACCGGGTTGTTCGCCGCTACGGCCGTGTTTGCCGCGGCCGCGTACCAGCTGGACCATGTGGGCGTGGCACAGGAACGCTCCGACCGCACCCTGGTTAGGAGCCTTGCCCAGAGCGTGGTGCAGCTGGCTGTGCTGGCCCTTGCCCTCGCCGGCGGAATCCGGGAAGTGGCAGTGGTGGTCGGGGCGGTGGCCGCCGGAGCCCTGGCCAGTGTGGTCCTCGGGCTCCGCCAGCTCCAGCGCGCCAAGGTGTCACCCGACTGGAAGCACGGGTTCCGCGTCGGACCGGCCCTGCGGCTGCTGAAGCCCGGCCTGCCGAACCATGCGCTGATGCTCGCCGACCGCGCCCCCGGCTACCTCCTGCCGTTGATCGTGGCCGCCGTCCTCGGCCCGGCCGCCACGGCATCCTGGTACATGGTGTGGATGATGGCGTCAGCGATCTTCTTTGTGCCCCAGTCCGCCGGGTTCTCGCTGCAGACCGCACTGGCCGGCGACAGGTCACGTCCCGGGCTGGTCTCGTCGGCGCTCAAGGCCAGCCTCGGCTTCACGCTGGCCGCCGCTGTGATGTTGCTGGCCGCCGGCCCCTTCCTTCTTCGCTTCCTTGGCCCGGAATATGCCGCCGCCGCCATCCTGCTTCCCGTCCTGGTGCCGGCCCTGCTGCTGGGCTGCGTCACCCAGGTCTACTTCGGCCTGTGCCGTGCCCGGGGCCGGCTCGCCGAAGCTACGTCGGTGGCGGTGTCCGCAGCCGTCCTCATCGTGGTCCCGGCCGCCTTCGCCGCCCAACAGTTCGGCCTCACCGGCGTCTCGGCCCTCTGGTCCGCCGCTCAGGCCGCCGCAGCCCTGGTGGCCGTCTGGCGCCTCAGGATGCTGACCACCGCAATGCCCGCCGCTGGACCGGTCCAGGTTGCATCAGCGGTCCTTAACCAGCCGACCGAATTCGAGAAGCCATGA
- a CDS encoding DUF4031 domain-containing protein, with translation MAVYLDPPLWPAHETLFSHLISDTSLAELHAFAAAAGIPERAFDGDHYDVPQRRYDDLVAAGAIPVEARVLVRKLIASGLRIPARSRTKSLKTPLLNRWNMVMPGHDALFLDLLDRWSESHRRYHGCTHLLAVLEALDLLTAPARPPRTVLLAAWFHDAVYRGVAGEDEEESARLAELRLGQAGLPQADVDEVARLVRLTSDHRPEAGDDDGALLCDADLSVLGGEPEPYARYVAAVREDYAHIGDADFAAGRAAVVRQLLALDPLFHTERARSLWLDAARRNLQGELGQR, from the coding sequence ATGGCCGTCTACCTCGATCCGCCGCTCTGGCCTGCCCACGAAACACTGTTTTCGCACCTGATTTCGGACACTTCCCTGGCGGAACTGCACGCCTTCGCCGCCGCCGCGGGCATCCCGGAGCGGGCATTCGACGGCGACCACTACGACGTTCCGCAGCGCCGCTATGACGATCTGGTGGCCGCCGGTGCCATCCCGGTGGAGGCCCGGGTCCTGGTCCGTAAACTCATCGCCAGCGGGCTCAGGATCCCGGCCCGCAGCCGAACCAAGTCCCTCAAGACTCCGCTGCTCAACCGTTGGAACATGGTGATGCCAGGCCATGACGCCCTGTTCCTGGACCTGCTGGACCGCTGGAGCGAGAGCCACCGCAGGTACCACGGCTGCACCCACCTGCTCGCCGTGCTCGAAGCCCTGGACCTGCTCACCGCACCCGCCCGGCCGCCGCGCACCGTGCTGCTGGCGGCCTGGTTCCACGACGCCGTCTACCGGGGAGTCGCCGGCGAGGACGAGGAGGAATCCGCCCGGCTCGCCGAGCTCAGGCTTGGCCAGGCCGGCCTCCCGCAGGCCGACGTGGACGAAGTGGCGCGGCTGGTCCGGCTCACCTCGGATCACCGGCCGGAGGCAGGGGACGACGACGGCGCACTCCTCTGCGACGCCGACCTGTCAGTTCTGGGCGGAGAACCGGAGCCGTACGCCCGGTATGTGGCTGCGGTTCGGGAAGATTATGCGCACATCGGCGACGCCGATTTCGCGGCCGGAAGGGCCGCCGTCGTCCGCCAGCTGCTGGCCCTGGACCCGCTCTTCCATACGGAGCGGGCCCGAAGCCTGTGGCTGGACGCCGCCCGGCGGAACCTGCAGGGCGAACTGGGTCAGCGGTAG
- a CDS encoding YccF domain-containing protein, whose translation MKTLLNIIWLVFGGFWLALGYFAAGVICCLLIVTIPWGIASFRIASYTLWPFGRMVVDKPGGNGVFSLLGNVIWLLVAGIWIAIGHVVTAVAMALTIIGIPLAIANLKLIPVSLMPLGKQIVPTDRPFITAYR comes from the coding sequence ATGAAGACACTCCTGAACATCATCTGGCTGGTTTTCGGCGGTTTCTGGCTGGCGCTTGGTTACTTCGCCGCCGGCGTTATCTGCTGCCTGCTCATCGTGACCATCCCGTGGGGTATCGCCTCCTTCCGGATTGCGTCCTACACCCTGTGGCCCTTCGGGCGGATGGTGGTGGATAAGCCGGGCGGCAACGGTGTGTTTTCGCTGCTCGGCAACGTGATCTGGCTGCTGGTGGCCGGCATCTGGATCGCGATTGGGCACGTCGTCACGGCCGTCGCCATGGCGCTGACCATCATCGGCATCCCGCTGGCCATCGCCAACCTGAAGCTGATCCCGGTTTCGCTGATGCCGCTGGGCAAGCAGATCGTGCCCACGGACAGGCCGTTCATCACCGCCTACCGCTGA
- a CDS encoding MFS transporter, with translation MHSPVTQAMRARTPAAPLYAAGFVTAFGAHSIAAGMGAQSGNIGLTLLNLGILLAVYDISEVFLKPVFGALSDRIGAKPVIVGGLIGFAVLSLIGLWAADPLLLGLARLGQGAAASAFSPASSAMVARLSAGKNAGTFFGRYGSWKSLGYVIGPLLGAALIAAGGFALLFGALSVLAAATAVWVLLAVPHLPPLPRQRYTVLDLARQVAERRFLVPTLVLAASMAAMGAAIGFLPALAVQHGLDPAAGTAAVSVLAVASLLVQPRIGAMRDMHRIGDAGGMRTGLLLTAAGVALVAVAPGPATIFIAAAVIGAGVGAATPLGFAHLADSTPKDRMGRTMGSAELGRELGDAGGPLLVGAVATAASLPLGLGLLALLVAAAGVPRLSQGADVARAEGPPAEG, from the coding sequence ATGCACAGTCCCGTGACTCAGGCGATGCGCGCCCGGACACCCGCGGCGCCCCTCTACGCTGCCGGATTCGTGACCGCGTTCGGCGCGCACAGCATCGCCGCCGGCATGGGCGCCCAGAGCGGCAACATCGGCCTCACCCTGCTGAACCTGGGCATCCTGCTGGCTGTCTACGACATTTCCGAGGTGTTCCTCAAGCCCGTCTTTGGCGCGTTGAGCGACCGGATCGGCGCCAAACCGGTCATCGTCGGCGGGCTCATCGGCTTTGCCGTCCTGTCCCTGATCGGGCTGTGGGCGGCCGATCCGCTGCTGCTTGGCCTGGCCCGGCTGGGCCAGGGCGCCGCCGCCTCGGCGTTCTCCCCGGCGTCGTCGGCGATGGTGGCCCGGCTGTCGGCAGGGAAGAATGCCGGAACCTTCTTCGGCAGGTACGGATCCTGGAAGAGCCTCGGGTATGTGATCGGCCCTCTGCTCGGTGCCGCACTGATAGCCGCCGGTGGTTTTGCGCTGCTGTTCGGTGCTCTTTCAGTACTTGCCGCGGCCACCGCCGTCTGGGTCCTTTTGGCCGTGCCGCACCTGCCGCCGCTGCCGCGCCAGCGGTACACCGTCCTGGACCTGGCCCGGCAGGTTGCCGAGCGCCGGTTCCTGGTGCCCACCCTGGTGCTGGCAGCATCGATGGCGGCCATGGGGGCGGCCATCGGGTTCCTTCCGGCCCTGGCCGTGCAACACGGCCTGGACCCGGCGGCAGGCACCGCCGCCGTCAGCGTGCTGGCCGTCGCCTCCCTGCTGGTCCAGCCGCGGATCGGAGCGATGCGCGACATGCACCGCATCGGCGACGCCGGCGGGATGCGCACGGGCCTGCTGCTCACCGCCGCGGGGGTCGCCCTCGTGGCCGTCGCCCCGGGGCCGGCCACCATCTTTATCGCCGCGGCGGTCATTGGCGCCGGCGTCGGCGCGGCCACGCCGCTGGGCTTTGCGCATCTGGCGGACAGCACGCCGAAGGACAGGATGGGACGGACCATGGGGTCGGCCGAGCTGGGACGCGAACTCGGTGACGCCGGCGGCCCGCTCCTGGTGGGTGCCGTGGCCACCGCCGCTTCGCTCCCGCTGGGCCTTGGGCTCCTGGCGCTGCTGGTCGCGGCTGCCGGGGTCCCGCGCCTGAGCCAAGGGGCTGATGTTGCCAGAGCCGAAGGTCCGCCCGCTGAAGGTTAA
- a CDS encoding phosphoribosylanthranilate isomerase encodes MFVKVCGLSTPESVREAVEAGADAVGFVLTASPRVVSPAQVTQLVKAVPDGVAAVGVFRTEPAVDAVAIARAAGLSWIQLHGERTPDDVKTAHDAGMKVIRAVTMGAASDAFADWGEELLLIDAAVPGSGEAWDYGSVRAKGLEGRQWLLAGGLDPANVSQAARDAGAWGVDVSSGVEQSRGVKDLAKIRAFVTAAKG; translated from the coding sequence ATGTTCGTCAAAGTCTGCGGCCTGAGCACGCCCGAATCAGTCCGGGAAGCCGTGGAGGCCGGAGCGGACGCGGTCGGCTTTGTCCTGACAGCCAGCCCCCGGGTGGTGTCACCAGCGCAGGTCACGCAGCTCGTGAAGGCCGTGCCCGACGGTGTGGCCGCCGTCGGCGTTTTCCGTACCGAACCGGCCGTGGACGCCGTGGCCATCGCCCGCGCCGCCGGGCTGAGCTGGATCCAGCTCCACGGTGAGCGCACCCCGGACGACGTAAAAACAGCGCACGACGCCGGCATGAAAGTCATCCGCGCCGTCACCATGGGCGCCGCATCGGACGCGTTTGCCGACTGGGGCGAGGAACTGCTGCTCATCGACGCCGCGGTGCCCGGTTCCGGCGAGGCCTGGGACTACGGCTCCGTTCGCGCCAAGGGCCTGGAGGGACGGCAGTGGCTCCTGGCCGGCGGCCTTGATCCCGCCAACGTGTCCCAGGCCGCGCGCGACGCGGGGGCGTGGGGTGTGGATGTCTCCTCCGGCGTCGAACAAAGCAGGGGAGTGAAGGACCTGGCAAAGATCAGGGCGTTCGTGACGGCAGCCAAAGGCTGA
- a CDS encoding HutD/Ves family protein, producing the protein MQIIRFADLKPQPWRNGGGVTRELASHRGPASSADGAWDWRVSIADVTGAGEYSAFPGMERVLTVVEGELLLLAVDGTEHPLEKYRPFRFPGGAASSSALPTGDVRNLNVITRDGAFKAYTSIVELSKKRAHPVFEGQLGILLQGQAAVSPGNAGSPGGAGADAESASGGQDAPVSLGRYDAVVGSDSHPPEILGRGFLAVVSIDPVTD; encoded by the coding sequence ATGCAGATCATCCGCTTCGCCGACCTCAAACCCCAGCCCTGGCGCAACGGCGGCGGGGTCACCCGCGAACTGGCCAGCCATCGCGGCCCGGCTTCATCTGCAGACGGGGCATGGGACTGGCGGGTCAGCATCGCCGACGTCACCGGTGCCGGGGAGTACTCCGCTTTTCCGGGGATGGAACGGGTGCTGACGGTCGTCGAGGGCGAACTGCTGCTGCTGGCCGTGGACGGGACCGAGCACCCGCTCGAAAAGTACCGGCCCTTCCGCTTCCCCGGCGGCGCGGCTTCCTCCTCCGCCCTGCCCACCGGGGACGTCCGCAACCTCAACGTCATCACCCGCGACGGGGCCTTCAAGGCGTACACCTCGATCGTTGAGCTGTCCAAGAAGCGCGCCCATCCGGTGTTTGAGGGCCAGCTGGGCATCCTGCTGCAGGGACAGGCCGCGGTCAGCCCGGGGAATGCAGGCAGCCCCGGAGGCGCCGGGGCGGACGCTGAGTCCGCCAGCGGCGGGCAGGACGCACCTGTTTCACTCGGCCGCTACGACGCCGTGGTGGGTTCGGACAGCCACCCGCCGGAAATCCTGGGCCGCGGGTTCCTGGCCGTGGTGTCCATCGATCCGGTGACCGACTAA
- a CDS encoding ferritin, translating into MTKSKFSDLLLLQIGNEFAASQQYIAVAVWFANQDLPQLAKYFYRQSVEERNHAMMMVQYMVDRGVSVPIPGVPSVRNDFASVTDPLALALKQEKEVTRSIESLFRAARAEDDALGEQFMLWFLKEQVEEVASMTTLLNIAERAENSFDIENFVARETIGNGGRDSGAPEAAGGSL; encoded by the coding sequence ATGACCAAGTCAAAATTCAGTGACCTCCTGCTGCTCCAGATCGGCAACGAATTCGCGGCCTCACAGCAGTACATTGCCGTGGCGGTCTGGTTCGCCAACCAGGACCTGCCACAGTTGGCCAAGTACTTCTACCGGCAGTCGGTGGAGGAACGCAACCACGCCATGATGATGGTCCAGTACATGGTGGACCGCGGCGTTTCGGTTCCCATTCCTGGTGTTCCCTCTGTCCGAAACGACTTCGCCTCGGTCACGGACCCGCTGGCACTCGCGCTCAAGCAGGAGAAGGAAGTCACCCGCAGCATCGAAAGCCTGTTCCGCGCGGCCAGGGCCGAGGACGACGCGCTCGGCGAACAGTTTATGCTCTGGTTCCTCAAGGAGCAGGTGGAGGAGGTCGCCTCGATGACCACCCTCCTGAACATCGCCGAGCGGGCGGAGAACAGCTTCGACATCGAGAACTTCGTTGCCCGGGAAACCATCGGCAACGGCGGCCGCGATTCCGGCGCACCGGAAGCGGCCGGCGGCTCCCTCTGA
- a CDS encoding DMT family transporter codes for MSWFILILSGALEAVWAAALHRASQSSGRRRAAAGAIFLVAVLASTAGLGIAMQSIPTGTAYAVWVGVGVVLTSAYAIVARVERPTAARLLLLAGIAACVVGLKAVA; via the coding sequence ATGTCGTGGTTCATCCTCATTCTTTCCGGCGCCCTCGAGGCGGTATGGGCGGCAGCGCTGCACCGGGCGTCCCAGTCTTCGGGCCGGCGCCGTGCCGCAGCCGGGGCCATCTTCCTCGTCGCGGTGCTGGCCAGCACCGCAGGCCTCGGCATCGCGATGCAGTCCATTCCCACCGGTACCGCCTACGCGGTGTGGGTCGGCGTGGGCGTCGTGCTGACGTCCGCCTACGCGATCGTGGCCAGAGTTGAACGGCCGACGGCGGCGCGGCTCCTGCTGCTCGCCGGTATCGCCGCATGCGTGGTTGGCCTGAAGGCGGTGGCCTGA
- a CDS encoding DMT family transporter, with product MLAKPATAWIILLASAVLEAVWATALGLSDGLTRPLPTVVFVVTAALSMQGLGMAVKHIPLGTAYAVWVGIGAALTVGWAMATGVEPFSLLKVLFIAGIVGCAAGLKMLPAAPARRRGADPAP from the coding sequence ATGCTCGCGAAGCCTGCCACTGCCTGGATCATCCTGCTCGCCTCCGCCGTCCTGGAAGCCGTCTGGGCCACGGCCCTGGGCCTGTCCGACGGCCTGACCCGGCCACTGCCTACCGTTGTTTTCGTGGTGACGGCCGCACTCAGCATGCAGGGCCTGGGCATGGCGGTGAAGCACATCCCGCTCGGCACCGCCTACGCCGTCTGGGTGGGGATTGGCGCGGCACTGACGGTCGGCTGGGCCATGGCCACCGGCGTCGAGCCCTTCAGCCTCCTCAAGGTGCTGTTCATCGCGGGGATTGTGGGATGCGCGGCCGGGCTGAAGATGCTGCCGGCGGCCCCTGCCCGTCGGCGCGGGGCTGATCCGGCTCCCTAG